The window TCCCGCTGGGGGAGCAGGACCGTGGCGTCTGGGATGCGCGGCTCATCGCGGAGGGACACGCCCTGGTGCGCGAACGGCTGGCGTCCGGTGTCGCGCCCGGGCGCCACCAGCTGCTCGCGGCGATCAACGCGGTGCACACGGACGGCGAGACGACCGACTGGACCCAGGTCGTCGCCCTCTACGACCAGCTGGTGCGGCTCGACCCGTCGCCGATCGTCCGCCTGAACCGGGCGGTCGCCCTCGGCGAGCGCGACGGCGCCGCGTCGGCCCTCTCCGAGTTCGACGCGCTCGAACCGGAGCTGTCGGGTTACCACGCGTATCAGGCGGCGCGGGCGGCCCTGCTGGTGCGCGTGGGACGCCTGGCGGAGGCGCGCGACGCGTACGACGCCGCGATCGCGACAACGGCGAACCGCGCCGAGATCGCCTACCTCGCCCGGCGGCGCGACGACCTCTGAGGGTCGTCACTTCTTGGCCAGCGTTCCGACCTTCTGACCGCCGTTGGCGTACACGACGAGCTCGTCGCCCGACACTTTCGCCGTGTGCGCGCGGCTCAGCCACGGGTTGACGCCCTCGCACGCCTTCAGGGTGGACGCGAACGGCCCGAACGTGAAGGTGTCGCCGCTCACGGTGCCCGTGCCGGAGAGCTCGTTGCAGCCGTCCGACCCGGAGAAACCCCCGTCCGCGGTGATCGTCAGGTGGGGCTGCCCGGTGGCGGTCGAACCCCACGAGCCGGTGAACCCGGAACCCGCCGACGAGCATCCACCCAGGGCGAGCGCGCTGAGCGCGACCAGGACGGTGAGGGTCACGGTGAGCTTGCGCGTGCGAATCATGGGATCACCGTAGAGCGCGGGCGCCGTCGGCAGTAGACAGCCGTCAGCGGGCGCCCACCCCGGTCGCGTCCATCCGGCCGTTCGGGTCGTAGACGACCCGGTACCCATCGCGGAGCACGCGCTCCGTCCCGGCGTCGAGTGGCACGGCGAGCCACTCGCGCGGCGCAAGGTCGATCTCCACCTGGAGCCCCGACGGCAGGCGGTAGCGGCGCTCACGGACCGGCCCCCATCGGGCGTCGCGGAGGTGCGCGGCGCCGCGGAGGACCGGCGCGAAGCTGTCGCTCCGTGCGAGTCGGTCCGGATCGGACGTGACGATCACCACATCCACATCGCTCGCCATCCGCTCGGCGCCCCGGGCGTACGACCCGACGAGGATGACGGCCTCGACGGCCGTGTCGGTCGCCGCCCAGTCCGCGAACCTGCCGAGCAAGCGCGCCACCTCGCGCCGGCGGCCTTTGAGACGAGCGGTCACGCCGCCATGATGCCACGCGGCGCGACCGCCATGCCCCCGCACACGATCGTCGGAGATCTGCGATCGTTCGTCGGAGATTCGAGACGTTCCGCCCGAAATCTCCCTCCACAAAGCGTTGCGTCGGAGATTTGGAACCCTTTCTCCGACGATAGTGTGACGAGCATCCCGGCCAACGCCCATATCCACCGCCCGCACTCACACCCCGAGGAGCACGATGCCCATCCGACTCGACAACGTCGGCATCGCCGTCAGCGACATCGAGGCGACCATCGCCTTCTTCACCGACCTCGGCCTCACCCTGGTCGGCCGGGACACCGTGAGCGGCGAGTGGGCGGACACGGCCGTCGGCCTGGACGGCAACCACGCCAAGATCGCAGTGCTGCAGACCCCGGACGGCTACGGCCGCATCGAACTGTTCGAGTACCTGCACCCGGATGCGATCCCGACGACCCCGACGCTCGCCAACGAGATCGGGATGCACCGCGTGGCCTTCTCCGTCGACGACATCGACGAGTCACTCGCGATCGCGGCCCGGCACGGCTACCTTCCCCTGCGCGGCGTGGCGAACTACCAGGACGTCTACAAGCTCACCTACCTGCGCGGTCCCGACGGCTTCCTGCTGATGCTCGCCCAGGCGCTCGGACCCGCCTCAGACTGACCGGGAACCGCCCGTCACCGCCCTCTCACGACCTTGAACGCGTAGTCCGTGAGCGCGTACGGCGTGGCGAGCACCGTGGCGCCGTCGGTCATCGTGATCGCCTGACCGGAGAGCAGCGACTGGTGGCCCGCCGAGTTGTAGGCGCTGATCTCGTCGAAGTAGACCGTCCCGAACCCGGCGAGCGTCTGCCCGGGCCGGAGGACCCCATCCCTCGTCACCCCCGCATCCACCGTGACGGCCGGAGGGTAGCCCGTGTCCACGCTCACGCTCATCGTCTGGCCGGTCGTCTCGTTCGTGAAGAAGTAGGCGGCCGTGCCCGCCGCGTTGGTGTTCAGGCAGAGGGATGCGCTGATCACGTCGCCGGGGCGCACGCCGAGCCCGATGGTCCCCACGCCCTGCGCCCAGAGTGAGCACGTCACCGTCTGGGCCGCGTTCACCGTCAGCTGCGTGTGCACGTCGAGGAAGCCGAGTCCCGCGAAGACGTGGATGCTGTTTATGCCGAACGGGTCCGGGTCGAACCGGAGGTCGGGGACCGTCCAGGTGAGGAAGAGGGACGTGAAGGGACCGGCGCTGCTGGTGAGGGAGTAGCCGCACGAGTCGACGGGGTCCGGTCCGAGCGCGGGACCTGTGCCCGGCAGCGGGGGAGACGGCTCGATCACCAGCGGCGGCAGGTGCTCGAAGTCGCGGTAGTGCGTGGCTTTCCTTTCCCAGAGCGCAGCCAGATCGGGTTCGGAACCGCGGTCCGGCCGGCGGGGCAGTCCGTGCCGGGCCAGCTCCTGTGGTGCCGCGTCGAACGGGTCGAAGCCCGCCGGGGCCGGGTCGTGCAGGTGCACACGCGCGGCATGCGGTTCGGTGTGGTCGTCCATGTTTGCGCCCGCTCTCTCGATCGGGCACAAGCTACTCCCCAGCGGCCGCCCCCGGGCAGACAGAAGGCTGGGTCAGAACCGGGTGAGGCCGTTCCCGATGATGACCGTGCCGATCACCGTCGCGACGACGATCGCGATGGTGGTGTCGTTTCGGAGCAGCCAGCGCTGGGTCGCGGCCAGTGCCGGACGGGCCTTGTCCGGCCGGATCAGCGCGAACAGCGCGGGCGTGGCCACCGAGCTGGCGCCGATCACGACGTACACCGCGATGGCGATGACGTCCTGCGACACCGGGAGCTGCGCCGGGCCGATCACGAGGCCGGCCGCGATGGCGAGCAGGACGGACTTCGGCCGGATGTTGAGCCCGAAGCCCAGTCCCAGAGCCGGCAGCGTGCGGATCCGGCCGAGGGCCACCATCCAGCGGGGGAGCGACTCGCGTTCCGCCGCCTGCGGGTGGCGGCGCACCTCGATCACCGCGTAGACGAGCAGGGCGATGCCCACCACGATCTCCAGCACGCCGACGAAGGGCTCCGGGCCGGTGGAGGTGTTCGCCGGGATGGCGTGCAGGAAGATCGCGAACAGCGACGTGATGATGACGAGGCCGACCACGTAGCCGACGACGAAGAGCGTGGGCACCAGCGGCCGAGACGACTCCAGCAGCAGTACCAGCACGGCGAGGATCGGGACGGAGCTCAGCGCGACCGCGACAGCCAGCGGCAGAAGCTGTCCGATGACGCTCAGCATGCGACCCTCCTCGCCGCTGAGGCTACGGCAGCCCCGCCCCTCCCGGACAGGCCCCACCTCCGCCATCGCTTCCTCACTTGATCCGCGTGCGGCCGGCGTGTCGCGGGATCAACTGAGGAATGGATTCAGGGGAGGCCGATGAAGGAACGGAACGCGTCCCGGCCGGTGACCTCGATCGGATCGCCGCGTACGAAATCGTCCGGCGTCAGGATCAGGCGCTGGTCGACGGCCAGGGCGTCACGACGTGCGACCCGCTTGGTCCCGTTCGTCCGGTAACCGACCTTGCGGCTGACGGCGAGGGATGCGGGGTTGTCGGTGAACGCGCCCGACACGATCTCCTCCGCATCCAGGTGGTCGAACACGAACGCGCAGACGGCCTGCCGCATCCGCGTGCCGATGCCCCGTCCCTGGTACTGCAGACCCAGCCAGGACCCGGTCTCGCCCGAGCGCGTGACGAGGTAGTCCTGTGTGGAGAAGGCCTGCGTGCCGACGGTCACCCCGTCGTCCTCGACGGCGAACTCGAGCGTCCAGGCGCTGCGCGACCACCTTGCGCGCGTACCCCAGTGGTACTGCGCGAACTCTGTGGGCAGTCGGTCGGCGGGCGCGTCCGTCCACGGATAGTAGAACGGCATCCGTTCGGGGTCGTGGACTCCAGCGGCCGCGACCTGGATCAGCCGCGGAAGAACCTCGTCGGTGATCGGGCGCAGGGTCAGCGACCCCGCCCGGATGGTGACGCCGAACGGAGGGAACGCGCTGGAGAGGTCTGACACGGTCACCGCCCCAGCATTTCAGACCCCGCGCCGGAACGTCCGCACTCGGATCACCGGCGACCGCCGCCGAGCGACGACAGGCCGGGGACCAGGATGTCCACGAGCAGCCGCGCGTAGTCCCCGTGCGGATCGAGATCGGGGTCGAACACCGTCACGGAGGCGCCGATCGCATCCGGGGCGAGGGCACGCAGAAGGTCCGTGAGCTGGGAGGCGGTGATCCCGCCGTCGTCCGGGCTGTCCACCGCCGGCATGATCGACGGGTCGAGCACATCCACGTCGACCTGCACCCAGTAGTCGGGTCCCGCCGCCCTCCGCAGCTGCTCGCTCACCGCCTCCACCCCGACCTCGGAGAGGGCGGCGGCGGGCAGCACGCACCCGAGCCGTTCGCGCGCTTCGGCAGCGTACTCATCGTCCGCGCGGTGCCCGATGTGCGCGGCGCGGCGGGGTTCGACATAGGGGGAGAGGCCCCCGAGGTCGGACAGTCCGCTCCAGTGCAGGCCGACGGCGGCGGCCAGGTCCTCTCCGGCCACGCTGCCGCACGCGTCGCTGTTGCCCGGGTGACGGAAGTCGGTGTGGCCGTCGATGTGGATGAGTCCCGCGCGCCCGCGCCGAGCGGTCGCCACCCCGGCGCCCAGGAGCACGCTGCAGTCGCCACCGACGACGAGGGGAGTGCGGCCGTCGCCCCAGACGCGCCCGATCCGTTCGGCGAGCCGCCACGTGTGATCGACCAGGGGGTCCTGATTCCGGACCCTCCCCGGTGCGCGCGTCGCGTCGTCGTCCACGTAGCGGCCGGGCAGCACCACACCGCCGTCGCGCGCACCCGCCGACGAGAGCCGGTCGTACAGCCCGGCCTCGCGCAGAGCCTCGGGGGCCTTCGCCGCGCCGGGGACGCCGCCGGGCTGCGGTGGCCGGAGTCCCAGGTTGCTGGGAGCGGAGACGAGCGTGATCATCGCGACCACTCTATGAGGTCTGTGCCACGGCGTCCCCGGCGACGGATCGGCGTAGCTTCGAGGGATGGACGTTCAGGTACGGCCCGAGGTGATCATCTTGTGCGGCCTCCCCGGATCAGGCAAGACGACGTTCGCGCGCAAGCTGGAGCGGGAGAGGGGCGCGGTCCGTTTCAGCACCGACGAGTGGATGGCTGATCTCGGCTTCGACTACTTCGACCAGGTCCGCGACCGGCTGCAGGCGCGCCTCGACAGATTGTGGAGGCAACTGGTCGAACACCAGGTCAGCGTCATCCTCGAGGACGGAAGCTGGAAGCGCGGGGAACGCGACGAGATCCGCCGCTTCGCGAGCGCACGCCAGGCCAGCGCGGAACTCCACTACTTCGACATCCCGTTGGACGTTCTGCGGAGCCGGCTCGACGCCCGCAACGCGTCCCCGGCGCATGGGGTCGTGCCGATAACACAGGAGGTCCTCGAGGAGAGCGTGCACAGGTTCGAAGCGCCTGAGCCGGCCGAGCTCGTGTTGTTCGACGCGTACACCGTGCACACCGCTGGCTGAGGCGGGGTCACCGACCGGAGTCCAGGATGACGAGCTCACCGGTCGTCCGGGTCATGGCGACGTAGCGGTCGACCCCCGCCTCGATCTCCTCCGCACGATCGAGCGGGATGCCGTCGCGACGAGGTGGACCGGGCTCCGCCAGAAGCACGAGGTCGAATTCGAGTCCTTTCGCCTCGACCGCGCTGAGCGATCGGACGCGCGGCGCTCCCGCGTAGGCGGGATCGCCGATGACGCACGCGGTTCCCTCCGCGTGATGCTCCAGCCACTCGCGGAGAATCCGGTCGCGGTCCAAGGCGGGTGCGTAGCGCACGGGGATGCCGTTGTCGCGGATCGAGGTCGGTACGTTGGCGTCCGGGAGGACCGCCCGGATCACCGGCGCCGCCTGCTCCATCACGGCGACCGGTGTCCGGTAGTTGACGGACAGCGTCGCCACCGTCGCACCGGGCACCCCGACAGCGGCGAGCCGCTCCGTCCAGCTCTCCGGAAAGCCGTGTCGCGCCTGCGCGCGATCGCCCACGACCGTCAGGCTCAGCGACGGAACGCGTCGGGTGATCATCGCCCACTCGGCCGGCGTCAGCTCCTGCGCCTCGTCCACGATGATGTGCGCGAACGGGCCTGCCAGCAGCTCGACGGATGTCGCGGCCGGTCCCGCATACGTGTCCAGCGCAGCGCGGAGATCTTGGCCGCGCAGCATGGACATCGTCTTGAGGTCCGAGTCGTCCGTCGCGATGAGGTCCTGGATGACATCGTCCATCACCTCCCGGTCGGCGGCCGCGCGCGCCTGCTCCGCCCGGCGGCGGCGGTCCCGCTCGGGGTCGCCCGCCCGCTGCCGGGC is drawn from Leifsonia shinshuensis and contains these coding sequences:
- a CDS encoding META domain-containing protein, with translation MIRTRKLTVTLTVLVALSALALGGCSSAGSGFTGSWGSTATGQPHLTITADGGFSGSDGCNELSGTGTVSGDTFTFGPFASTLKACEGVNPWLSRAHTAKVSGDELVVYANGGQKVGTLAKK
- a CDS encoding nucleotidyltransferase domain-containing protein, producing MTARLKGRRREVARLLGRFADWAATDTAVEAVILVGSYARGAERMASDVDVVIVTSDPDRLARSDSFAPVLRGAAHLRDARWGPVRERRYRLPSGLQVEIDLAPREWLAVPLDAGTERVLRDGYRVVYDPNGRMDATGVGAR
- a CDS encoding VOC family protein, whose protein sequence is MPIRLDNVGIAVSDIEATIAFFTDLGLTLVGRDTVSGEWADTAVGLDGNHAKIAVLQTPDGYGRIELFEYLHPDAIPTTPTLANEIGMHRVAFSVDDIDESLAIAARHGYLPLRGVANYQDVYKLTYLRGPDGFLLMLAQALGPASD
- a CDS encoding G1 family glutamic endopeptidase, giving the protein MDDHTEPHAARVHLHDPAPAGFDPFDAAPQELARHGLPRRPDRGSEPDLAALWERKATHYRDFEHLPPLVIEPSPPLPGTGPALGPDPVDSCGYSLTSSAGPFTSLFLTWTVPDLRFDPDPFGINSIHVFAGLGFLDVHTQLTVNAAQTVTCSLWAQGVGTIGLGVRPGDVISASLCLNTNAAGTAAYFFTNETTGQTMSVSVDTGYPPAVTVDAGVTRDGVLRPGQTLAGFGTVYFDEISAYNSAGHQSLLSGQAITMTDGATVLATPYALTDYAFKVVRGR
- a CDS encoding GAP family protein, whose product is MLSVIGQLLPLAVAVALSSVPILAVLVLLLESSRPLVPTLFVVGYVVGLVIITSLFAIFLHAIPANTSTGPEPFVGVLEIVVGIALLVYAVIEVRRHPQAAERESLPRWMVALGRIRTLPALGLGFGLNIRPKSVLLAIAAGLVIGPAQLPVSQDVIAIAVYVVIGASSVATPALFALIRPDKARPALAATQRWLLRNDTTIAIVVATVIGTVIIGNGLTRF
- a CDS encoding GNAT family protein; translated protein: MTVSDLSSAFPPFGVTIRAGSLTLRPITDEVLPRLIQVAAAGVHDPERMPFYYPWTDAPADRLPTEFAQYHWGTRARWSRSAWTLEFAVEDDGVTVGTQAFSTQDYLVTRSGETGSWLGLQYQGRGIGTRMRQAVCAFVFDHLDAEEIVSGAFTDNPASLAVSRKVGYRTNGTKRVARRDALAVDQRLILTPDDFVRGDPIEVTGRDAFRSFIGLP
- a CDS encoding arginase family protein; protein product: MITLVSAPSNLGLRPPQPGGVPGAAKAPEALREAGLYDRLSSAGARDGGVVLPGRYVDDDATRAPGRVRNQDPLVDHTWRLAERIGRVWGDGRTPLVVGGDCSVLLGAGVATARRGRAGLIHIDGHTDFRHPGNSDACGSVAGEDLAAAVGLHWSGLSDLGGLSPYVEPRRAAHIGHRADDEYAAEARERLGCVLPAAALSEVGVEAVSEQLRRAAGPDYWVQVDVDVLDPSIMPAVDSPDDGGITASQLTDLLRALAPDAIGASVTVFDPDLDPHGDYARLLVDILVPGLSSLGGGRR
- a CDS encoding ATP-binding protein, giving the protein MDVQVRPEVIILCGLPGSGKTTFARKLERERGAVRFSTDEWMADLGFDYFDQVRDRLQARLDRLWRQLVEHQVSVILEDGSWKRGERDEIRRFASARQASAELHYFDIPLDVLRSRLDARNASPAHGVVPITQEVLEESVHRFEAPEPAELVLFDAYTVHTAG